The following coding sequences are from one Culex quinquefasciatus strain JHB chromosome 1, VPISU_Cqui_1.0_pri_paternal, whole genome shotgun sequence window:
- the LOC6049154 gene encoding NADH dehydrogenase [ubiquinone] 1 beta subcomplex subunit 1 — translation MMFGLTRQYLLAIVPLAGYGFGWFLDNKETERMTMFRDKSALYGRVLKEGEKPSWP, via the coding sequence ATGATGTTTGGACTTACGAGGCAATACCTGCTGGCCATCGTTCCGTTGGCAGGATACGGGTTCGGATGGTTCTTGGACAACAAGGAAACCGAACGAATGACTATGTTCCGGGATAAGAGCGCCCTTTATGGTCGTGTATTGAAGGAAGGCGAAAAACCATCCTGGCCGTAA